From Dietzia sp. ANT_WB102, a single genomic window includes:
- a CDS encoding magnesium and cobalt transport protein CorA yields MPAIPPQRPTPPEPDATPSRPAGPITSTRPTEVAMVDCAVYIDGIRDRHRVTYSEAIRRVRDIGRGFVWIDLVAPDPDLMEDLSRELGLHALITEDAANGQERSKLEAYADTLVLNMSTAEYIAHDSVTQVSDIVSTGEVMVVLGLNFVVTVRHGDQIGLADIRSGLDLSSKWLAQGPAAVMHAVADRVVDHYLVATEGMTADFDELESALFAPRTAVDIEQLYVLKRELLELKHVIGPLTLPLRRLAVDHLDLVPPEIRHYFRDVQDHHALAAAEVTTLDERSTSLVGAAMTIVGVQQNTDMRKISAWVAIAAVPTMIAGIYGMNFRHMPELDTRYGYYVVLGVMVAMCTGLFLLFRKNRWL; encoded by the coding sequence GTGCCCGCGATCCCACCACAACGTCCGACCCCCCCAGAACCGGACGCCACACCATCCCGCCCGGCCGGACCGATCACGTCGACCCGGCCCACCGAGGTGGCGATGGTGGACTGCGCCGTCTACATAGACGGGATCCGCGACCGCCACCGCGTCACATACAGCGAGGCGATCCGTCGGGTTCGCGACATCGGTCGCGGCTTCGTCTGGATCGACCTCGTCGCCCCGGATCCCGACCTGATGGAGGATCTATCCCGGGAGCTAGGACTGCACGCACTCATCACCGAAGACGCCGCAAACGGACAGGAGCGATCCAAACTGGAGGCATACGCCGACACCCTGGTGCTCAACATGTCGACAGCGGAGTACATAGCCCACGATTCGGTCACCCAGGTCAGCGACATTGTCTCCACCGGCGAGGTAATGGTTGTCCTGGGTCTGAATTTCGTGGTAACCGTCCGACACGGCGACCAGATCGGGCTGGCCGACATCCGCTCCGGGCTCGATCTCTCCTCGAAATGGCTCGCCCAGGGGCCGGCGGCGGTGATGCACGCCGTGGCCGACCGAGTGGTCGACCACTACCTCGTAGCCACCGAGGGGATGACAGCCGACTTCGACGAACTGGAATCGGCACTCTTCGCGCCGCGTACCGCGGTGGACATCGAACAGCTCTACGTCCTCAAGCGTGAACTTCTCGAGCTCAAACACGTTATCGGGCCACTGACCCTGCCCCTGCGACGCCTGGCAGTCGATCACCTCGATCTGGTCCCCCCGGAGATCCGTCATTACTTCCGCGACGTCCAGGACCATCACGCCCTGGCGGCAGCGGAGGTCACGACGTTGGACGAACGGAGCACCTCCCTCGTGGGTGCAGCGATGACCATCGTCGGGGTGCAACAGAACACCGACATGCGCAAGATCTCCGCCTGGGTTGCCATCGCCGCCGTACCGACGATGATCGCGGGCATCTACGGAATGAACTTCCGACACATGCCCGAGCTTGACACACGGTACGGGTACTACGTGGTGCTCGGGGTCATGGTCGCGATGTGTACCGGACTCTTCCTACTCTTCCGCAAGAACCGCTGGCTCTGA